The window CGAAGTAGCCGGGGAAGATCGTGAGGAGGTCGAACCTCATGCGTCGAGCAGGCCTGCCGGCGGGTCGAGCACCACGAGCCGTTTCTCGAGGTCGACGGAGACGACGATCGGCTCGACGAACGGGACGTCCCTTTCTCCGGATGCGGTGAGGAGCGTGAGGAGTGAGCGCCCGCCGAGCTCCTCCAGCGCCGTCACGAGCCCGAGCTCCCGCCCGGACCGGTCGACGGCCCGACAGCCCTCGAGGTCGAAGTGGTAGACGAAACCGGCCGGGCGCGGGACCTCGCTCCCCTTCGGGACTGCGATGTCCAGACCCCGGAGCGCGTCCGCATCCGTACGGGAGGAGACGCCCTGGAACGTCAGGAGGAGGCGTTCTCCGTTCGGGCGGACGGCGGAAACGACGAGCGAACGGCGCTTCCCCGCCGCATCCACTCCGACGACCGCGAGGCCGGGGACGAACCGCTCGGGGAAATCGGAGAGGACCTCGACGCTCATCTCGCCGCGCAGGCCGTGCGGCCGCGCGAGCCGGCCGACGACGACGAGGTCCTCCGGCGTCACGGGACCGCGCCCGTCAGGCCTTCGGGCGGGCCATGAGCTTCTGGACCGTCTCCGAGGCCGAAGCGCCCTTGGCGATCCAGGCCTTCGCCTTCTCGACGTTCAGGTCGAGAAGGGGCGGGTTCTTGGTCGGGTCGTAGTAGCCGAGCTCCTCGAGGACCTTGGCGGTCGGGGTGCTCCGGCTGTCGGAGACGACGATGCGGTAGGCGGGGGCATTGGAGCCGCCGGTGCGGCGGAGTCGGATCTTCAGCATTGGTTTCCTTTCGGCGCGGTTTCCACGGGGCCTTCCGGCTCAGAATCGGAGCCGGGAAGCGCCCTTCATCAGCTTCTTCATTTCGAGATACTGCTTCAGCAGCTGGTTGATGTCCTGGACCGAGGTCCCCGAGCCGCGCGCGACCCGGAGCTTGCGGCTCCCGTTCAGGAGCTTCGGGTCGTTGCGTTCCTGGGCGGTCATCGAGTCGATCATCGCCTCGAGGTGCTTGGTCGCGTCGTCCTCGATCTGCAGGTCGCGCAGCTGCTTGAACGGCCCGACCTTCGGCAGGTGCCCGACGAGCGTCGAGAGCGGTCCCATCTTCTTGAGCTGCCGGAAGTGGTCTCTCAGGTCGTCGAGCGTGAACTCGTTCTTCCGCAGGCGATCGACGGCACGCTGCGCGGCCTTCTGGTCGGCCTCGGAGGAGACCTTCTCGATGAGCGTCATGACGTCGCCCATCCCGAGGATCCGGGAGGCCGCCCGGTCGGGGTGGAATGGCTCGAGGTCGGCCGGCTTCTCTCCGATGCCGGCGAACTTGATCGGCCGCCCGACGACGGTGGCCAGCGAGAGTGCGGCGCCGCCGCGGGCGTCACCGTCCAGCTTCGTCAGGATGACTCCCGTCAGCGGGAGGCGGTCGGAGAAGGCGCGGGCCGACAGGACGGCGTCCTGACCCGTCATGGCGTCGGCCACGAAGAGGATCTCGTCGGGGTCGCAGGCCTCGCGGATCCTGGCGACCTCGCCCATGAGCGACTCGTCGACGTGGAGACGCCCGGCCGTGTCGACGATGGCCACGTCCCATCCGAAGAGCTTCGCTTCCTTGACGGCCGCCTTCACCCGGGTCACGGCGTCCGTCTCCCCCTTCGGGTCGAAGCACGGCAGGCCGTTTTCCTTGCCGAGGGTCCGGAGCTGCTCGGTCGCCGCGGGGCGGTGGACGTCGGCCGGGACGAGGAGGACCTGCCGGCCGAGCTTCTTCTTCAGGTGGAGACCGAGCTTGGCCGCCGTCGTCGTCTTCCCCGAACCTTGCAGGCCGACGAGGAGGATGACCGACGGACGCTTCTTCAGGTTCAGCGTGACGGCCGCCCCGCCGAGGAGGCCGACGAGCTCGGCCTGGACGATCTTGAGGACCTGCTGGGCCGGGGCGAACGCGGTCAGGACCTCCTGCCCCACGGCCTTCTCCCGGACGCGCTGCATGAAGCCCTTGACGACGTCCAGGTGGACGTCCGCCTCCAGGAGCCCGATACGGATCTCCTTGAGGGCCTCGTCAACGTGGAATTCCGTCAGGTGCCCCTCGCCACGGAGCCCCTTCATCACACGCTGCAAACGGTCGGACAGTGAGTCGAACATCGCCCGAAGTCGCTCAGTCTAGCCGCGGAGGGGGGACCGGTCAAACCCGTCGGCCTGGCGGGAGATCCTCCGAAAAGGACGGGACTTGACAGACCGATCGAAAGTCCCTATCTTGCCCTCGAAGCTCGGGCGAAGAAATTCGTCGACGCTAAGGGTGTGGCGATCGGCAGTGACCTCTAGTCAGATCGCCATGGCACACCCCCAACCGTCCCGACCCTCAGGCCGGTCCGAAGCCGAACCCGATAGATCGAACCAGAAAGAACGTTGATCGAATTCGCTGAGAAACAGCGATCGAACCCCGGATAGAAAGAAGGAGAAACCATGAAGAAGATCCTTTCCGTCGTCGCCCTCATCGCCGTCTCCGCCTCCCTCGTCGCCTGCGGCGGCGAGAAGAAGGAAGCTGTCCCCGCCGAGGCGCCCGCCGTCGTCGAGGAGCCCGCCCCGGCCGTGACCGAGACCGGCACCACGACCACCACGGAGACCGCCCCCGTGACCACCGAGACCACCACGACCACGACCACGACCGAGACCGCCCCGGCCACGACCGAGGCCGCCCCGGCCAAGTAAGCGGTTCGAACTTCGAACCCGGAAGGCGCCCCGCTCTCGCGGGGCGCTTTTCTTTTCGGGCGTCCCCCCGGGGAGACACGCTTCTGGCAGAACGTTTGCGAAACTGCGTTCGGCCCTTGGGGCCGGAGGAAAACATGAGCCGGAACGTCACGACCCTTGCCGCCGCGATTTTCGCCGTCGCCGCCCTTGGCGCCACGCCCGCCAGGGCGGACTCGATCGCCTCGACCGTCTCCTACCTCCCCGTCGCAGACATCGAGGGGGCGACGGGCTCCTGGCGAACCGACGTCTGGATCTTCAACCCCGACACGACCCTGGAGAACGAGGTCGACCTCTACTTCACCCCTGCGGGGGTGGACGGAACGAACCTCGATGGCATCCGGATCACTCCGCCTCTGGCTCCCCGTGAGTCCGTGTCGCTGGCCGACATCCTTTACGAGTACTTTGGAAAGACCGGCACCTACGGCGTTCTCGAGGTCCGCGCGACCTCCCCGGTCATGGTCACGAGCAACACCTACAACGTGGCCGGGAGCGCGCCGGGGACCTACGGGCAGTACTCGCCGGGCCAGCCCGACCGCAACGCCCTCGGCTTCGACGACTCCGTCTTCGGCGACCTCTACGTCACGGGTCTCACGAACGACGGCAACCTCCGGACGAACGCCGTCGTCATCAACCCGTCCGAGGTCGAGCTGGAAGCGGGCGTCCAGCTCCTCGACGCCAACGGGCTGATGAATGCGAACGGGAGCACGCGGGTCGTGAAGGTCCCGCCCTATTCTCTCTACCAGCTCAACGATATTTTCGGAGCCGAGTTTGCTTCGATCATGCCTCCCGGGCCAGGCCCGTACCGCCTCAACATGTTCGTCAACCTCGGCAACGGCGCGCGCATCCTCGGTTACGCCACGGTGACGGACAAGCGGACCGGAGACCCTTACCTGATCCCTGCCCAGGCCATGAGGCCGTGACGCGGGCGCTCCTCGTCGACCTCGGAAAGGTCCTCGTCGGCTTCGACCACCAGGTGACGTGCAACCGGCTGGCGGAGGTGACCGGCGCATCCGCCGGCCGCCTCCGTTCCGTTCTCTTCGGCGACCTCGAAACCGCATTCGACCGGGGCCGCCTCCGTGCGACCGAGTTCTTCCGCGCCTGCGAAAGGGAGGCGGGCCTTGGCCGCCTCTCCGACGACGTGTGGACGTGGGCCTGGCGGGACATCTTCCATCCCCTCCCGGACGCGATCGCAGCGCTGGCGCGCGTGCGGCCCGGCATTCGGCGCGTCCTCGTTTCGAACACGAACGCGCTTCACTGGGAAGGTGTCCTCGGGGTCTTCGACCCCCGCGAGCTCGTCGACGCGCTCGTCCTCTCGTTCCGCGTCGGCGCCGTGAAGCCGGAGCCTCAGTTCTGGGACGCCGCCCTCGCGGCAGCGGAGTGCGCACCCGGGGAGTGCCTCTACGCCGACGATCGTCCGGAGCTCGTGGCCGCGGCGTCCGCCCGGGGGATACCCGGTTTCGTCGTCCGGGAGGGCGGTTCGTTCGCCGCGGAGCTCGACAGGCGCGGGCTCCTCTCGGGCGCCGTCGACCCCGCGGGGAATTCCGAGGCTGCTCGAACCGTTCGGATATCCTGACCATGGGGAGCATTCAGATGCCGCGATTCCGATCTCTCGCCACCGCCTTGATCGTCCTGCTGCCGTTGGTGGCCTGCTCCCGTCCCGAGGGGAGGGCGGAGACGTCCAGCCCGTCAGGATCGGGCGTGGCGTTCGCCACGGGCACCTTCGACGAGGCGCTCGAGCGCGCCCGGGCCGAGAAGAAGCTCCTTCTCGTCGACGTCTACACGGACTGGTGCGGCTGGTGCAAGAAGCTCGACCGGGAGGTCTTCGCCGACCCGAGAGTGGCCGAGGCGTCCAGGAGCCTCGTTGCCATACGCGTCAACGCGGAGAAGGGCGGCGAGAGCGTCGCCCGGCGGTTCGACGTCCAGGGCTACCCGACGGTCCTCTTCGTCGACGGCTCCGGAAACGTCGTGAAACGCGTCGACGGATACGTCGGCACCGCCGAGATGCTGAAGATCCTCGGCGCGCTCCCGAAGGTCTGACGACGTCGCCTCATTCCGAGCAGGATCGCCTCGCGCGGGGGCTCGCGGCACTCCGCGAGGGTCGCTATTTCGATGCTCACGAGGAATGGGAGAAGGTCTGGCAGCGGGCGTCCGGCGCAGAGCGACGCTGTCTCCAGGGGCTGATCCAGCTCGCGGCCGCCGGGGTCCACCTGCGCAAGGGCCGTACGGGTCCGGCGGCCCGCCTTCTCGACCTGGCGATCGCCAAGCTCCAGGACACGCCCGAGGATTTTCTCGGGATTCCCGCCGGGGCGCTCCTGACCCGGGCCCGGACGCTGAGGTCCGGCCTGGCCGCGGGCACGATACCGGCCGAGTCCGTAAGCCTCTTCAGCCCTCCGCTGCCTCGACGAACGGCGTGAGCGGCGCCGGAAAGACGCCCGCGCCCCTCTCTCCGACCTCGGCGAGCAGGCGTCCGTCGGGAAGCCGGTCGCGAGCGCCAAGAGTCCCGGCCCGTCCGACACCGAGGGCCCCCAGCTCTCCGGCGAGAATCCCGCAGAGCGCGAGCGATGGCGCCCGGCCTTCGATCACGGCCCGAATGGCCCGCGCGTAGGCCTGAGCGATCCGCGCCGGGCTCCGGGCCTCGCCCCACGTCCGGGCCGCGGCAGACCGCACCGTCCGCAGGGCGTCGTCCGAGCCGAGGGCGTCGAGGGCCAGCGCGATCGCCTCGGGCTCCCCCTCCCCGACCGGGATCTTCGACGCGAAACCGTCCGGGAGCTCCCGGAACCAGCCGACGTCGCTGACGACGACGGGCAGGCCGCACCCCGCGAGGCGGCAGACGGCTCCCGATGTCTCGCCCACGGTGGGAAAACGGAGGTTCACAGCGACGTCCGCGGCCCGCGCGAGGCGCCAGAAGTCGTGATCGGAGAGGTATCCGGTGAAGCGGACGTCCTCATCGAGCCCTCGCTCGCGAACGGCCTGGACGAGCGGATCGTCGGCGGCAACGGCGCCCCCCACCACGACGAAGGGTCGCCGCCCGGGAGGAAGGAGCGCCAGCCCCTCGAGGAGCTTCCCGATCCTCTTGGCCGGCGTCACGATACCGAGCGTCGCGGCGATGACGCGGTCCCTCGGGAGGCCGAGGCCGATCCGGGCCTCGTCGCGCCCGTGCGCAGGAGCCGGCGCCACGAGGTGCGGAATCTCGAAGGAGGGGACCCGAGGCCGTTCCCTCAGGAGCGCGCCGCGGACGAGGCGCGAGTGGACGATCACGGCGGAAGCGTCGCCCACGGCGCCGAGCGACATGGGCCATCCCCACGGCGCGAGATCCCAGACGGGAACGCGCTCCCCCCTCCTGGCCCTGTCGCCGAGGGTCCGCCCCCGCGCGCCGTGCGAACGTTCCAGCTCCCGCGCGTACTCGTCGACAGCGCCCCGGTCGAGGTATCCCGCCGCGAAGAGGTGGTGGAGGGAGAAGTCGTGGAGGACGAGGAGAGACGGTACACGCCGGGCGTTCTCCCGGAGCGCTTCGAGGGACGGCAGGTGGAGCGGGTCGTTCCCGACCTGGAGGAGAACGGCCCGGTGGCCACCGGCGAAGGCGTCCTTCGCCTTCGCCGGTGGGTAGGTGACGAGCTCCACCTCGCCAGCGAGCGCGGCGAGAAGGTCGGCCGAGTAGTCGGCGATTCCGGAGCGGACGGGGGGAAGTGGGCTGACGAAGCCGAGTGTCGCAGCGGTCACGCCAGGCCGCCCGCGCGAAGGAGAGCCGACACGACCGCGTCCCACGTCATGCCGCGGATCGACTCGAAGCCGCGCTCCCCCATTCCGCGCGCCACGGCCGGCGCGGCGAGGAGCTGGGCCGCCGCGGCACCCACGGCCCCGCCGTCGGGCGGCGTGACGCGTCCGGTCTCCCCGTCGATGACGAACTCGAGCGGGCCGCCCGAGTCCGTGCAGGTCACGACCGGCTTCTTCGACAGGAACGCCTCGAGGGCGATGTAGCCGTAGTCCTCGTCGGCCGGGGTGAAGAGGACCGCGCCACACCCCGCGTAGAGCGCGAGGAGGTCGTCGTCGGACACCGCGCCGCGGAAGTCGACGTTCGCCCCCGTCCGCGCCGCCACCTTCCGGAGCCGCTCCTCGTCGGGTCCGGACCCGGCGATGACGAGCGGGAAGCCGCCCGCCGCCGCCCCCTCGATGGCGAGGTCCATCCTCTTCCACGGGTCCAGCCGTCCGACGACGAGGCCGAACGGGCCGGGACCGTCGTCGCGGTAGCGGCCCGCGAGCGGTGGCGGGTGGTAGAGCGCCTCCGCCTCGATCCCGTTGAAGCGCATCAGCCGGTCGGCCGTGTTCCGCGCGTTCGTGAAGATCTTCCTCGCTTCGCCCAGTCCTGTGGCGTCGGCCTCGGCGACCAGCTCGCGCCAGCGCGTGTCCTCGGGGCTCGCGGTGAAGTCGCTCTGCTGGGTCCCGAAGCGGTCGTAGGCCTGGCGGAACTGGTGGATGAGCCAGACGACCTTGTTCGGGTGGCGGACGAGGTACGACGGGAACTTCATCGGGATGACGAGGTCGACCTTCGTCCCGTCGGCCTCCGTCACGTCGACGAGCCGCCACGCCGCCGCCGAGAGGAGGATCTCCTCCCGCGGGTACCACTTGAATGGCAGCTGGACGAGGTCGGCCCGGTGTCCGCGGGCCTTCAGCTCGCGCAGGAGCCCGGCGGCGTGACGTTCGGCGCCTCCGGACGCGAACGGCACCTGGGCCGTGCAGACGAGGATGTTCGCCACTACTTCACGCCCGTGACCGCGACGTCCTGCGGGGCGAAGACGAGCCGCGCGAGCGCCGCCACGAGCGGGTCGGACGCCTCGGTCCCCCCGCCGGTCACCTCGCGGGGCACCGGCGAGCGGTAGGCGATCGTGACCTCGCGCAGGCCGCACGCCTCCATCAGCCGGCCGAGCGACGGCCCCGGAACGGGCCGAACGTGCGTCAGGTCCATCCAGAACCACTTCATGGCGTAGACCGACTCGGCGTTGACCGTTTCGAGAAGGAGGCGTCCTCCCGGGGCGAGGCGCGAGACGGCGAGCTCCACGAGCGGCAGGAGGGCGTCGGCCGGAAGGTGCTCGACGACCTGGTAGGCCGTGACGCCGCCCAGCGAGCCCTCGGGTTGTTCGCGGAGCCAGGAAAAGAGATCGGCGTCGTCCACCGCGAGCCTCTTCTCGCGGCACCGGGCGACCATCACCGGGTTCGTGTCGCAGCCACGGCCCGCCAGGCCCCGGGCCGCGAGCGCCTCGAGGAACTCGCCCCGCCCGCAGCCCAGGTCGGCAATCGGGTGCTTCGCCCCGAGGAAGAGGGAGACGTCGCCCTCCTGGCGCGCGCGAATCTCGTCTTCCGCTCCGCGGAACGTCCGCTCGAAGTCGGCGTAGAGGCCGGCCGAAAGAGGGTCGGCCGCCGACCGTGTCTCCGGCACCCCGGACGCCCCGCCGTCCGCCGGGGCCGCGAGAGAGCCCCCGGACCGCAGCTCGGTGCGCAGCGTGGTCCACTCCAGCCGCGCCCCTCGAAGCTCCTCCGTCGCGCGCCCGAGGTCGAGACGGAGCGTCTCGAGCCGTTCCTCGGCGGACGACAGTCGCGTCGATGACTCCTCGAGCCGGGACCCCGCGGAGTCCGACCGGCTCTCGAGAAGATCGAGCCTCTTCTGGCTCCCGGAATGCTCGACACCGAGGCGCTCGACGGCGCCGTCCACTCTCCTCGTCTCTTCGGCGAGCGAGGCCCGCAGCTCGATATCCCTCTCGTCGAGGGCCGACAGGAGCGCGAGGCGCACCTCCTCGAGCCGTGCCCGCTGCGCCTCGGCCTCGTCCTTCAGGCCGAGGTGCTTCGCCTCGACCTCGTCCCCCAGCTCGCGGTGCCTCGCCCGGTGCTCCGAGGAGAGGTCCACGAAGGCCGCCTCGATCTCGAGGAGAGAGGTCCGGAGCGCCTCGTGGACCGCCGAGTTGAAGACTCCCTGGTCTCGCGTGACGATCCGAAGGGCGCGCAGGGCGAGCTCCTTCAGGCTGCGGAATCGGGCGTCGGCCGGCAGGGACGGCTGGACGAACCGCGAGGCATTTTCGAGGATGGTCCGCGGGCCGGCGAGGCTCGGGGCGCCACCCGATCCGGCGCGAGGCCGCGAGCGAGTTGAGGCGGGTGAGTTCGGCTCGGGGGTCGCGAGCGCTGCGAGCTGCGCGGCGAGCTCGCGCGCGAGGCCCGCCGCGTCGCCGCGTCGGTCGTTCGTCATCAGCCTTATATTACGGCCCGCACATGACCCGCGACGCCTTCCGCCTCCTCCTGCCCGCCTTCGTCCTTCTCGGCCTCGCTTCCGGCCTCAGCTCGTGCGACTCGTCGCGATCCCCGGCGGCGGAGGTGAAGTCCCCGGCGGCGCCCGCCGCGGAGGGCGCGCCGGCCCGGCGGACGAGCCCGTACGAGGGAACGCTCACCGCCGTCCACTGGCCCGGCGAGAAGCACCTCGCGAACGTCCGCCAGCTGACGTTCGCGGGCGAGAACGCCGAGGCGTACTGGTCGGGGGACGGGAAGAGGCTGATCTTCCAGTCGACCCGTCCGCCCCACCGCTGCGACCAGATCTTCGTCGTCGACGTCGAGTCACCGGGCGAGCCGCGCCTCGTCTCGACCGGGAAGGGACGGACGACCTGCGCCTACTTCTTTCCGGGCGGCGAGCGGATCCTCTACGCCTCGACCCACCTCGGCGGGCGCGAGTGTCCGCCACCGCCCGACATGTCCCAGGGTTACGCCTGGGGGCTCTATCCCGACTACGACATCTTCAGTGCGAGGCCCGACGGAACCGACCTGCGCCGGCTCACGGCGACTCCGGGGTACGACGCGGAGGCCACCATTTCCAGGGACGGGCGGAGGATCGTCTTCACCTCGGCGCGCGACGGCGACCTCGAGCTCTACTCGATGAACGCCGATGGCGGCGACGTGAAGCGGCTCACACGCACTCCCGGCTACGATGGCGGGGCGTTCTACAGCGACGACGGGGAGTGGATCGTCTACCGCGCCTCGCGCCCCGAGACGCCGAAGGCCGTCGAGGATTTCAAGTCGCTCCTGAGCCGCCACCTCGTCAAGCCCAGCCGCCTCGAGATCCGCGTCATGCGCTCCGACGGCTCCGGTGACCGGCAGGTGACCAGCAGCGGCGTCGCGAGCTTCGCGCCCTACTTCTTTCCCGGAAGCCACGAGAGGCTCCTCTACGTTTCGAACCTCGCCGACCCGAACGGTCGCGACTTCGACATCTTCGCCGTGGACGTGGACGGGACCGACCTCGAGAGGATCACGTACAACCCGACGTTCGACGGGTTCCCGATGTTCTCGCCCGACGGAAAGCGGATCGCGTTCTGCTCCAACCGCCACAACGGAAGGCCGAACGAGACGAACGTCTTCGTGGCCGACTGGATTCCCTGAGGTCAGGAAGCGACGGTCCCTCCCTCGGACAACGAGCCGTGGCGAACGGTCTCGCGGAGGATCCGCAGGAGCGTCAGGCCGACGGCCAGGACCATCGGGCCGATGAAGAGGCCGAGGATGCCGAACGCGCCGAGGCCGCCGAAGACGCCCAGGAACACGACGAGGGTCGAGAGCTCGCTCGAACCGCTGATCAGGAGCGGCTTCAGGACGTTGTCGGCCATCGAGACGATGACGATGCCCCAGATCGCGAGGAAGATCGCCATGCCGGGGCGCCCCTGGAGCCAGCAGACGATCGCTCCCGGCGCCCACACCAGGGCCGTTCCACCCATCGGCAGCAGGGAGAGGACGGCCATCGCCGCGCCAGCCAGGAAGGGCGACGGCAGGCCGGCGATCGCCCAGCCGATCCCCCCGGCCACCCCCTGGATCAGCGCGGTGAGCAGCGAACCCCGGAAGATCGACTGGAGCATTCCCCTGAGGGACCCCAGGAGCGCCACCCGGCGCTCCTCCTCGAGCGGAACCAGGTCGAGGATCGCCCGCACCATCTCCCGGCCGTCGCGGAAGAGGAAGAACAGGAGGAAGAGGGTCACGAGGAAGGTCAGGACCGCGTCGAACAGTCCCATCACGATTCCGCCCGAGAACTTCGCGAGGAGGCCGGAAAGACCGGACGCGAGCTCGCCCGCCTTCGCCACCATCTCGGCCGTCGTGAAGCCGGACCGCGTTTCCATCCAGGTGAGGGCGTCTCGCACGGCCGGGATCCGGAGCAGGTCGTCCGGCCCGGACACCTGCCTCGCGGTGAGCGCAGCCGAAGCGCGCCCGACGACGCCGATCGCCTCGTTCACGAGGACGCTCACGAGCAGGACCGCGGGGAGGATGACGAGCAGGCCGATGGCGAGGGTCAGGAGAATCGCCGCGAGGCCCCGGCGGCTCGGCATCTTTCTCTCCAGGAATCGCCACGGACCCGAGAAGGCGACCGCGAGAACGATCGCCCACGCGGAGGCCGTGCCGAACGGCGCGAGGGTCCTCGCGGCGAGCACGCCGATCCCGAACGCGACCAGCAGGAAGGCAGCGATCGGGTAGATGCGCGACGGGATGCTGTAGGACATGACGACTCCTCGGTCGGGGACCGCCGGAGATGATAGCGGTCCCGTTGCTAGACTCGCGACGATGCCCGGCTTCCGTTCCCGGCGGACGGGGCCCCGGTTCCCTCCGGCGCCCCTCCCGGACGATCCCGTAGACCTCTCGCGCCGCGCGGTCCGAGCCGCGCTCGACCAGGGCTTCGTCGCGGCGGGGGTCGTCACGGGACCCGTCGCGCGGGCGTGGGACGGCTTCCGGGCTTTCCTCGACGGCGGCCTGCACGGCGAGATGCAGTACCTGGAGAGGGACGCGGAGGCGCGGCGCAGCCTCGAATCGATCCTCCCGTTCGCGAAGGCCGCGATCTGCGTCGCCCGCGAGGTGCCCCCCGGGGGAGCCGGGAACGTCGCGCGCTACGCGCGCGGCGAGGACTACCACGGCGCCGTCCGGCGCGAGCTGAAAGCCGTCGTCGCATCGCTCCGGCGAGCGGCTCCGGCCGGGGCGCACTTTCGCGTCTGCGTCGACACGGCGCCCGTCCTGGAGCGGGAGTGGGCCGTGGGCGCCGGCCTCGGCTTCGTCGGAAAGAACGGCATGCTCATCGTCCCGGGCGTCGGCTCTCACGTCGTTCTCGGGGAGGTCCTGACCGACCTCGCCCTCGCGCCG is drawn from Holophagales bacterium and contains these coding sequences:
- the rimM gene encoding 16S rRNA processing protein RimM is translated as MTPEDLVVVGRLARPHGLRGEMSVEVLSDFPERFVPGLAVVGVDAAGKRRSLVVSAVRPNGERLLLTFQGVSSRTDADALRGLDIAVPKGSEVPRPAGFVYHFDLEGCRAVDRSGRELGLVTALEELGGRSLLTLLTASGERDVPFVEPIVVSVDLEKRLVVLDPPAGLLDA
- the rpsP gene encoding 30S ribosomal protein S16 is translated as MLKIRLRRTGGSNAPAYRIVVSDSRSTPTAKVLEELGYYDPTKNPPLLDLNVEKAKAWIAKGASASETVQKLMARPKA
- the ffh gene encoding signal recognition particle protein, coding for MFDSLSDRLQRVMKGLRGEGHLTEFHVDEALKEIRIGLLEADVHLDVVKGFMQRVREKAVGQEVLTAFAPAQQVLKIVQAELVGLLGGAAVTLNLKKRPSVILLVGLQGSGKTTTAAKLGLHLKKKLGRQVLLVPADVHRPAATEQLRTLGKENGLPCFDPKGETDAVTRVKAAVKEAKLFGWDVAIVDTAGRLHVDESLMGEVARIREACDPDEILFVADAMTGQDAVLSARAFSDRLPLTGVILTKLDGDARGGAALSLATVVGRPIKFAGIGEKPADLEPFHPDRAASRILGMGDVMTLIEKVSSEADQKAAQRAVDRLRKNEFTLDDLRDHFRQLKKMGPLSTLVGHLPKVGPFKQLRDLQIEDDATKHLEAMIDSMTAQERNDPKLLNGSRKLRVARGSGTSVQDINQLLKQYLEMKKLMKGASRLRF
- a CDS encoding HAD hydrolase-like protein — protein: MTRALLVDLGKVLVGFDHQVTCNRLAEVTGASAGRLRSVLFGDLETAFDRGRLRATEFFRACEREAGLGRLSDDVWTWAWRDIFHPLPDAIAALARVRPGIRRVLVSNTNALHWEGVLGVFDPRELVDALVLSFRVGAVKPEPQFWDAALAAAECAPGECLYADDRPELVAAASARGIPGFVVREGGSFAAELDRRGLLSGAVDPAGNSEAARTVRIS
- a CDS encoding thioredoxin family protein, producing the protein MAFATGTFDEALERARAEKKLLLVDVYTDWCGWCKKLDREVFADPRVAEASRSLVAIRVNAEKGGESVARRFDVQGYPTVLFVDGSGNVVKRVDGYVGTAEMLKILGALPKV
- a CDS encoding DUF309 domain-containing protein, giving the protein MTTSPHSEQDRLARGLAALREGRYFDAHEEWEKVWQRASGAERRCLQGLIQLAAAGVHLRKGRTGPAARLLDLAIAKLQDTPEDFLGIPAGALLTRARTLRSGLAAGTIPAESVSLFSPPLPRRTA
- a CDS encoding glycosyltransferase family 4 protein encodes the protein MTAATLGFVSPLPPVRSGIADYSADLLAALAGEVELVTYPPAKAKDAFAGGHRAVLLQVGNDPLHLPSLEALRENARRVPSLLVLHDFSLHHLFAAGYLDRGAVDEYARELERSHGARGRTLGDRARRGERVPVWDLAPWGWPMSLGAVGDASAVIVHSRLVRGALLRERPRVPSFEIPHLVAPAPAHGRDEARIGLGLPRDRVIAATLGIVTPAKRIGKLLEGLALLPPGRRPFVVVGGAVAADDPLVQAVRERGLDEDVRFTGYLSDHDFWRLARAADVAVNLRFPTVGETSGAVCRLAGCGLPVVVSDVGWFRELPDGFASKIPVGEGEPEAIALALDALGSDDALRTVRSAAARTWGEARSPARIAQAYARAIRAVIEGRAPSLALCGILAGELGALGVGRAGTLGARDRLPDGRLLAEVGERGAGVFPAPLTPFVEAAEG
- a CDS encoding glycosyltransferase family 4 protein, with translation MANILVCTAQVPFASGGAERHAAGLLRELKARGHRADLVQLPFKWYPREEILLSAAAWRLVDVTEADGTKVDLVIPMKFPSYLVRHPNKVVWLIHQFRQAYDRFGTQQSDFTASPEDTRWRELVAEADATGLGEARKIFTNARNTADRLMRFNGIEAEALYHPPPLAGRYRDDGPGPFGLVVGRLDPWKRMDLAIEGAAAGGFPLVIAGSGPDEERLRKVAARTGANVDFRGAVSDDDLLALYAGCGAVLFTPADEDYGYIALEAFLSKKPVVTCTDSGGPLEFVIDGETGRVTPPDGGAVGAAAAQLLAAPAVARGMGERGFESIRGMTWDAVVSALLRAGGLA
- a CDS encoding methyltransferase domain-containing protein → MTNDRRGDAAGLARELAAQLAALATPEPNSPASTRSRPRAGSGGAPSLAGPRTILENASRFVQPSLPADARFRSLKELALRALRIVTRDQGVFNSAVHEALRTSLLEIEAAFVDLSSEHRARHRELGDEVEAKHLGLKDEAEAQRARLEEVRLALLSALDERDIELRASLAEETRRVDGAVERLGVEHSGSQKRLDLLESRSDSAGSRLEESSTRLSSAEERLETLRLDLGRATEELRGARLEWTTLRTELRSGGSLAAPADGGASGVPETRSAADPLSAGLYADFERTFRGAEDEIRARQEGDVSLFLGAKHPIADLGCGRGEFLEALAARGLAGRGCDTNPVMVARCREKRLAVDDADLFSWLREQPEGSLGGVTAYQVVEHLPADALLPLVELAVSRLAPGGRLLLETVNAESVYAMKWFWMDLTHVRPVPGPSLGRLMEACGLREVTIAYRSPVPREVTGGGTEASDPLVAALARLVFAPQDVAVTGVK
- a CDS encoding PD40 domain-containing protein, with protein sequence MTRDAFRLLLPAFVLLGLASGLSSCDSSRSPAAEVKSPAAPAAEGAPARRTSPYEGTLTAVHWPGEKHLANVRQLTFAGENAEAYWSGDGKRLIFQSTRPPHRCDQIFVVDVESPGEPRLVSTGKGRTTCAYFFPGGERILYASTHLGGRECPPPPDMSQGYAWGLYPDYDIFSARPDGTDLRRLTATPGYDAEATISRDGRRIVFTSARDGDLELYSMNADGGDVKRLTRTPGYDGGAFYSDDGEWIVYRASRPETPKAVEDFKSLLSRHLVKPSRLEIRVMRSDGSGDRQVTSSGVASFAPYFFPGSHERLLYVSNLADPNGRDFDIFAVDVDGTDLERITYNPTFDGFPMFSPDGKRIAFCSNRHNGRPNETNVFVADWIP
- a CDS encoding AI-2E family transporter, which translates into the protein MSYSIPSRIYPIAAFLLVAFGIGVLAARTLAPFGTASAWAIVLAVAFSGPWRFLERKMPSRRGLAAILLTLAIGLLVILPAVLLVSVLVNEAIGVVGRASAALTARQVSGPDDLLRIPAVRDALTWMETRSGFTTAEMVAKAGELASGLSGLLAKFSGGIVMGLFDAVLTFLVTLFLLFFLFRDGREMVRAILDLVPLEEERRVALLGSLRGMLQSIFRGSLLTALIQGVAGGIGWAIAGLPSPFLAGAAMAVLSLLPMGGTALVWAPGAIVCWLQGRPGMAIFLAIWGIVIVSMADNVLKPLLISGSSELSTLVVFLGVFGGLGAFGILGLFIGPMVLAVGLTLLRILRETVRHGSLSEGGTVAS